The DNA window GGAGGCAGCAACCGCAAGCGCGGGAACGCCGGGGGCAAAGGGAGCCGAGCGAATCCCCCGCAAAGCCCTAGACCGCAAATACGTGCGGCGGGGTTAATACCCTTCTCCTAATTCCTGTCTATCAATGCACCCTCCGGGGCTGCTcgggggctggcggggaggcGCGGCGGGGCCAGCCGGTGGCGGCCCGTCGGGTCTGCGCACTGCGCCGCCTTCGCCTGCTCTTCGCGGGGTTgcgcccggcccggccgtgCGGGAGCGGCGTGCGGGAGCGCACCGCCTCCGCGCCCGCGGGGGTGCCCCCGGGCCatggggggcgggcgggcggggtgcgggccgggcccggcgctGACCGTCTTcgctctctgcctcctcccagcgCCGCAGAGATGCGAGGGGCGAAGAAACGCCAGGCGCTGCCCGCCATcgtgctcctgctgctggcctcggccccgccgccgccgggcgccGAGGGCAGGGACGTGCCCGCCACCGGATCCGAGCGGGGGGCGCTCCTCGACCTCCTCCTCCAAGCCCTGGGAGACGGCGGccgcccgctgccgccgcgcccgccgcgGCGGGACCGGGTGATCTCCCGGCGGTACAGCGGCGGCGGTCCCCCGCCGCCCGACCCCCGCGCCATcgcctccgccgccgccccccggccgcccccggccatcgccgccgccccgccgccgccccggctcTTCGCCGCTGCCCGCCACGGAGGTAAGAGCCACCGCGCTGTCCCGCGCAGGGAGCCCGGGGACGGAGCCCTCTCCGGGTCCCGTCCCTGCCGCCTCCTCCGGCGAACAAGCCCGACGGCGCATCCGCCGGGGCAGCCTGCTGCAGGCCGGAGGGGGCGAAGGGAAAGCGGAGCGCGGGGTGCTCTCCCCACCTCCGAGGCGACAGCCCCCGGGGAGGTTTCTGCCTTTGCTTGGGTCGAGCCCCGCTGAGGGCAGCGCAGCCTATCCCCGCTCCCGTGTGGGACCCAGCATCACGGGGGACGTGGAGGGGGAGCAGCGCGATGCCCCGGCCCTGCTCTCCGGCAGGAGTTCGGCCATGGGAGGTATCCGGGACggaagggaggagagggtcACTCGGGCTTCAGCACCTTCTGCTGGGAGGTCAGTCATGGCCGCAGTTGATCGACAGCCCCTCTGAGCAAGCCTCCCAACTTCCCTGTGTTACAGTGCAACCAGCTCTGAGGAAGCCCCATTTCCCCCCAGACTTAGGGCTGCTCCTCTGATTTGCACAAGGAGGAGAAATGACTGATCTGAGAGACATATGTCTGGACTTACTCCCATAAACTTTCTCTTCAACTTGACTCGTTGCTGTTTGATGCATTTTTCCAGGTTTGCAGGGGCAGGTGCGGGAGatccagcctgtgctgggcaTGGGGGCTTGTTTCACATTCTGGAGGGTGCtcgggctggggcagggagccATCTCTCTGGCTCTGGCACAGGTCAGGCATGGTCGTGACAAACAGGGGCAGTTCAGGATCAAGCACAGCTGCCTGGTGATGTTCACAGACTGTGCTTGACCAGGAGACCGATCAGTGGGTCACCTCTGCTGCAGCTAGTTTTGATGCAGAGCCATGCAAAACATTTCCTGCTGGAGTGGAGCTGCCAGACGTGTTTGTGTGAGTTAGGATGGTGCAGTTCAGCAAGAAAGAGATTATAGTGACTATCTCTTGGCTGTAGCCCACTAACCTTTTTCTCCTATTGCCTGCCAGAGACCCTACTGGAGAGAAACCAAGGTGAGGGAAACTAGGGAAGTTTGGTTTCTTAGGGATTGGTGTCCCTGGAGAGCGCCCTTGTGGCTGATGGCTGGTAATAGGTGAAAGCGCGATGCAGCCCTCCCCAAGTCGCACTGGAAAGGTTGCTCTTCTCTGTCCATTGGtctgttttaaaggaaattaaaccacatttcagaaaaacttgGACTTAGATGACAAATTCAGAAGTTAATAGAAGTTAATAGGTGAGTAACAGATTGGTAGGACAGGAACTTGCACAGTGAGATCGCTGCACAGTCTAAGGAAactagactgaaaaaaaaagacaaatcaagCAAAGAGTAGTTAATGTTCTGGCCTTGGAAGCTTCTGCTGAGTGTGATCTGCCCCAAGTACTGAATATCATCAGTAAGAGGTTGTAGTGTCCCAGTGAACTTCCAGCTATTCTTGCTTTTTCAGAGCATTAAGTCTCTGGTAGTTAAGGGGAAGCCAGCCCAAACCAGATTGCCACAGTTTTGTTTGCTGACAGGAAAAGATGCTGCTGGTTATCAACATGACTGGTCACGAATGATTATTTACTGTGGCTTGAATTCTTTATGTGCTGTAAGCAAACCCTCAGTGTGcacttttccaggaaaaaaatgtaaaagggTCTTTTTAaggcagaataaagaaaattgaGCAGCCCGATTGattcttttatttgaaacaaaaaccaTCTAGAACAGTTCCAGATACAGAACAGAGCATGCAAGAAGcataatttctgtgttttttctctttttttgttttcttttctgaggatGCTACTTTGTGTTATCAATGAGCTGACTAGCAGGAGGGCTGAAATGTGCttcccttcctgctcctctctctttccctcactCTCAGGACTGGTTCCAGCCGTAGTCTAACCACATGATGAGCTAATTCAACTCACTGAGCAGCACCTCCACacaccattttattttattttaatttattttattttatttggtggCCTAGTTAGCTGTTTGCGTAGTGAGGAGAGCTGGCCTGGAGTGCCACTGGTTGAATTTTAGGAGCAGCATAAGGCAAGTGGCTGGAGCACATGACCAGGGGTGAGGTTTGAGAGGGCGTGGGGCCTCCTCCTTACTGCGATGGAGACCTGCTCATTTAGCTCAGGCCATAACAGAAAAGCGCAGCATCATAGTGTTTCTTCAATGaggctgaaaaaagaaaggtgagATACTAACTGTCAGACATCCTCCATGTACCACTCAGTTATAGATATGTAAATAAGATGTGAAAGCAAGAATGGTTGGTCTGTGATGCCCCTCTGAATGTGGCTTGCAGGAGATTCAAGGGCAGGTCCTGGGCTAGAGCTATGTCATGGGAATAACAGCTGTGCTCTACTTCACGCGGGGTCGTTGGGGGCAAAGGGGCACAACAGCACTGAAGTAGGATGGACACTCAAACCTCCTCTGCCGTGTTGGGGCAGTGAGCTGCTGTGACCTGCCTGGAAATGACtctttaggggttttttccccttaataaTCATCAGGGATATATCCTGTGGCGTGTGCTTTTTGGTCATATGAAGATTTGTATCACATATTTTGTAGGACCCAGAAGAACACCCACATATACAATAAAGATACCAGTTTGACCATCATTTTAGCTGTCTTAACTTCTTATCTCTTTTATCTCTACATGGTCAAAAGTCTTGTCTTACACAGATCTGTCCCTGTTTTTCTTGGTGACCTGATTAATGAGAGTAAGCGTTTACTCTGAAGAGtatattcagaagaaataatgtaTTCCAACTAACCAAAAAGCAATCTTCATCTTTTGCTAGGATTTCTGGTAGGATGTCACTAAAAATACAAGTTGTTCCTTTGAATTATTATATCTAGTGGGATTAAATTTTCTGTCACAACATCCTTTACTTGCCTCTTTTCCATGAAGTTCTATGGTTGAGTATGgggttttaaagtttttaagcTTAGTTGTGAAAGCTCCTCAATGGGCAATCTTTTTCATAACCATCCTATTTCTGATGTGTagctggtctttttttttttttttttttttttttttatgaagaacccaaatatgtattttcacaaAGAGAAGATTCAGCATAAGGTTATTTTTGAATGTCACATTGGGGGAACTAGAATAGTCATCATTCTTCTCAGattttctttgttacttttATCCAAACACTTTCTGCGGAACTGAAATAGCTTCCATGTAATTAGATTTAAAGAAGTCCTGGGAAATAAAGAAGTCTGCATTAACTGTTCTTTCCTTACGTATTCCCCAAGACAGTGGAGAAATGAGTTCTCTCAACTTACAAGGGGTAGAGGGCTGAAATTTGTCTTTGTGCTGGGAGACCAGCAAGacattttaaaccattttgATTAGTTATTTTTCAGGCATGAAGGAATGAAGATAAATATTGCTCTCAATTTACCAGTATGTTCAAATTAGCCTCCTGAGCATATCTACTTCAGATTTAGAATAACATATCAGAGAAGAGAATTTGGCCCTCAAACTATTTAAACTTTGTGGTTAAACTTAAGAGTTCAGTTTTATGCCAAAATTTCTTACacatcagcagaagaaaactgcaagtTGTCCCATGACATGGTGCTAATTTAACCATTATTCATAATGAGTTAGATTTGAAAGATATATTTGAGGTTTGTTTTAGTTTATGGTTGAATCAAAACCATGTAACTTTATGTAAAGCATAAGAaaagtttttgttctttttactaATCTCCCGTACGTGTAGTGATAGAAGTCACTAATTCTGCAAGACCTGCTGTGCCTAATACAAAACTACTTCAGTGAATGTAATTACAGatctggaacaaaaaaataagagacCACTGAGGAAGGTAAACCTCGTCtctaggaaattaaaatgtatggtATGCATATGATGGAGTTCTTTGTAATGGAGTTCTTTGTCTTGTccaattattatttctattaataacatagcttctttttatttttttaattttaaaattttttttagtatattgTATTAATAGGAATTGTTGGGCATTCAGGAGGCT is part of the Balearica regulorum gibbericeps isolate bBalReg1 chromosome 2, bBalReg1.pri, whole genome shotgun sequence genome and encodes:
- the ALKAL1 gene encoding ALK and LTK ligand 1; translation: MRGAKKRQALPAIVLLLLASAPPPPGAEGRDVPATGSERGALLDLLLQALGDGGRPLPPRPPRRDRVISRRYSGGGPPPPDPRAIASAAAPRPPPAIAAAPPPPRLFAAARHGEIFPRDSSLKDKFIKHFTGPVTFSSECSKHFHRLYHNTRDCSTPAYYKRCARLLTRLAMSPLCTQS